CAAGATGTACTCTCCTGCATCCGGCACGGTGTTACGCTTGCGACCGCCGGAACCCGCATCCGCCCGAACGCGCAGAACGGTCTCATTCCGCCGGAAAGTTTCAGCCGCCTGTTCGCAGACGACCCTGGCGCAGTTCGCCGGACCGTTGAGATTGCTGACCTGTGTTCTTTCTCGCTTTCCGAGATCCGCTACCGCTATCCGGACGAAAGGCTCCCCTCCGGGCTCACGACTTCCGGGTGGCTGCGGGTGCTGGCGGCGCAGGGAGCCGCCAAGCGGTACCCGGATGGTGTGCCCGCCGACGTGACGGCCCAACTCCACAAGGAAATCTCGCTCGTCGAGGAGCTGGACTACGCCGGTTACTTCCTGACCATGTGGGAGATCGTCGAATACTGCCGGGCGAACGAAATCCTCTGCCAGGGGCGGGGATCGGCCGCGAACTCCGCTCTCTGTTACTGCCTTGGCATTACGGCGATTGATCCGGTTCGCATGGGGCTGCTGTTCGAACGGTTTCTCTCGAAAGAACGGGCGGAACCGCCTGACATCGATCTCGACATCTCCCATGCCCGTCGTGAAGAAGTAATCCAGCATGTCTATGAAAAGTACGGCCGCGACCGGGCCGCGATGGTCGCCAACATCATCCGCTACCGGGGCCGCTCGGCCGTCCGGGACATAGGCAAGGCGCTTGGTTTCCCAGAAACCGCCCTCGACCGGGTAGCGAAACTCATGGACTACTACAGCCCGCCGTCGCCGGAACTGCTCCACCAGGCTGGTTTCGATCCCGATGCACCGGCCTGCGGGCACCTCATTCGCCTGTGCGAGGAGATTATCGATTTCCCCCGGCACCTCTCCATCCATCCCGGCGGTTTCCTGCTCGGCCATGAGCCGGTCCACGACCTCGTGCCGATCGAAAACGCGACCATGCCGGGCCGGACCGTCATCCAATGGGACAAGGAGGACGTGGAGAGCCTTGGGTTGTTCAAGGTGGATCTGCTGGGTCTTGGCGCACTGACGATGCTCGACATCTGCTTCCGGCTGCTGAAGGAGCACCGGGGGATTGAGCTTTCGATGGCCACGATCCCGGCGGAAGACCCCGCTACGTATGACCTCATGTGCCGGGCCGATACCGTCGGTGTTTTTCAGATCGAGAGCCGGGCGCAGATGGCGATGCTACCCAGGCTGAAGCCCCGGACCTTCTACGACCTCGTGATCGAGGTGAGCATCGTCCGGCCCGGACCCATCACTGGCGGCATGGTGCATCCCTACCTTCGCCGCAAGCACGGCAAGGAACCTGTCACGTACCCCCATGAACTGCTTCGCCCGGTTCTGGAGAAAACGCTCGGCGTGCCGCTCTTTCAGGAACAGGTGATGCGGCTGGCCGTTGTCGCCGCCGACTACACCCCCGGCGAAGCGGACCAGCTCCGGCGGGACATGGCCGCGTGGCGAAAGACCGGCCGGATCGAGAAACACCACGAACGGCTCGTCCAGCGGATGACTGCCAAAGGGATCGCCCCGGAGTTTGCCGAACGGGTCTTCGAGCAGATCAGGGGTTTTGGCGAATACGGCTTCCCCGAGAGCCACGCCGCCAGTTTCGCGCTGATCAGCTACGCAACGGCGTATCTCAGGACTCATTACCCCGTGGAGTTCACCTGTGCGCTCCTTAATGCCCAGCCGATGGGCTTCTACAGTCCCTCCACGATCATCGACGATGCCAAACGGCATGGCGTGAGAGTGCTCCCTGCCGATGTCACCCTGAGTGATTGGGACTGTGCCCTCGAAAGCGGTTCTATCCGGATGGGGCTTCGCTTTGTGAATGGTCTGGGTGCGGCCGATTGGGAGAAAATGCTTGCCGGTAAACCGTTCGCGTCGTTGGCCGATTTTGTCCGCCGTACGAAGCTGGATGAAAATGCCTTGAACACCCTGGCTGAAGCCGGTGCGCTGGATGCCTTCGGGGGTGACCGGCGAGCGATGCTCTGGGAGGTGCGCGGACTCCTGAGCAGCCGGCAGTTTTCGCTACCGCTGGATACCGTCGCCGCGAATCCCGGTTTTCGGCCGCTCAACGCTTTCGAGACAATCGCCTGGGACTACCGGACAAAAGGCCACAGCACGGAGGCGCACCCCCTGTCGGAACTCCGGCCCGAACTCATCCGGCAGAGGCTCCCCGACGCCAAGACTCTGTCAGGAATGAAGCACGGCGACCGGGTCCGCTACGCCGGTATCGTCATCTGCCGCCAGCATCCGGGGACCGCCAACGGGGTGACCTTCTACACGCTTGAAGACGAGACCGGCTTCGTGAACCTCATCGTCTGGAGGAAGGTGTTCGAACACTATTCCGTTATCGCCAAGTCGGCTTCGCTGATGGGAGTCACCGGGAAGCTCCAGTCCGAAGACGGCGTGGTCCACCTGGTCGCCGAACGGCTTTGGGAGCCGAAGCTCAAGATCAGGCCGGAGCGGGTGGGGAGCCGGGATTTTCGATGAAACGGCTATCTAAATCTCTAGAATTCTTTCCCAAGTTTACGGCCTTCGATCTTTACGGCCTCCATACGTTTCGCAAGGTCAACTTGAAGCGGTTCGAGTCTACGTGTCATGTCCTCAACAAGACGTGTCACCAGTTGGGATAAAGCGTCCAAAGCCTTGAATCTGGCTTCGCTAATACGAGCCCGTCCCTCGTCGATGAGTTGCCGAAGTTCTGACTCGCGTCTGATCCGTTCGGTGTGGTGCTCTTTCACTGACAATAAATATTGATCGCGCCACACCCCGAAAGACGCAAAGAGAGAAACTATGTCAGAACGAAACACCTGCCGTTTTGCGCGCAATAGATCGGTTAACGACATAAGTTTTTTCAATCGTTCGCGGCAAAGCGATATCGCTTTCCAGAATACTAGGATCCGTCGATCTGGCCAAAAGATTCTCCGCAGAATCGAGGTCCGCGTCAATTGCGCCGCGATCTCCTTTTGATGCTGAATAATTTCGTTTCGTCCGGCCGCAAGTAAACCGATTATCACTGAGTCATCAGGACATTCGCAGGTGTGCAGCCATCTCTGCAGATCCAATACGACTTGCCCAATTGCACTATTGTGTTGGTTTACTAATTTTGTAAGGTCCGACTGATATCTCGCTTTTTCTGCATCAAACGTAGACTGCATTTCGTTGTTTAAACGCTTCGCCGTCTCGCCAAAACCAGCTCGTGCCTTCTCGTACTCTTCTAGTGACGCCCGTAACGGTCGTTCTTTCAGATTTTCAGACAAAAGTCGGCCACCGATTGCGCCAAAGATTCCACCAAGAACTCCGCCAATTGCCGTCCCCACACCAGGAGCGATAAATGTTCCTATAGCAGCCCCAATTTTCCCACCTGCGGTGCCCCCAATCGCAACTCCACCAATATCAAATCCCGCATTCCCAACTGCCGTAACTAAGTCTGTGTGGCCTTTATCTAATAGATTAAATTCCCGCCACCCGGAAAATACGGCCGTTATCCACGGAAAGTGTAAGTCGACTATGTCTGGTGAGC
The sequence above is drawn from the Deltaproteobacteria bacterium genome and encodes:
- a CDS encoding error-prone DNA polymerase; amino-acid sequence: MYVPLWCKTNYSFLEGASHPEELIETAHRLGLPAIAVTDRDGLYGIVRAHVRAKELGIKLIAGSEVTVPGISPVVLLAKDRPGYANLCRLISKGRLRKPKGESEVTLAELCEHAEGLFCLCRRPVEAADNLKAAFGLRLYALLARHRVAEENDDEVSLREWAVRHGVQTVAAAEVLYHQRSRKHLQDVLSCIRHGVTLATAGTRIRPNAQNGLIPPESFSRLFADDPGAVRRTVEIADLCSFSLSEIRYRYPDERLPSGLTTSGWLRVLAAQGAAKRYPDGVPADVTAQLHKEISLVEELDYAGYFLTMWEIVEYCRANEILCQGRGSAANSALCYCLGITAIDPVRMGLLFERFLSKERAEPPDIDLDISHARREEVIQHVYEKYGRDRAAMVANIIRYRGRSAVRDIGKALGFPETALDRVAKLMDYYSPPSPELLHQAGFDPDAPACGHLIRLCEEIIDFPRHLSIHPGGFLLGHEPVHDLVPIENATMPGRTVIQWDKEDVESLGLFKVDLLGLGALTMLDICFRLLKEHRGIELSMATIPAEDPATYDLMCRADTVGVFQIESRAQMAMLPRLKPRTFYDLVIEVSIVRPGPITGGMVHPYLRRKHGKEPVTYPHELLRPVLEKTLGVPLFQEQVMRLAVVAADYTPGEADQLRRDMAAWRKTGRIEKHHERLVQRMTAKGIAPEFAERVFEQIRGFGEYGFPESHAASFALISYATAYLRTHYPVEFTCALLNAQPMGFYSPSTIIDDAKRHGVRVLPADVTLSDWDCALESGSIRMGLRFVNGLGAADWEKMLAGKPFASLADFVRRTKLDENALNTLAEAGALDAFGGDRRAMLWEVRGLLSSRQFSLPLDTVAANPGFRPLNAFETIAWDYRTKGHSTEAHPLSELRPELIRQRLPDAKTLSGMKHGDRVRYAGIVICRQHPGTANGVTFYTLEDETGFVNLIVWRKVFEHYSVIAKSASLMGVTGKLQSEDGVVHLVAERLWEPKLKIRPERVGSRDFR